A portion of the Leptospira congkakensis genome contains these proteins:
- a CDS encoding histidine kinase, translated as MFQKLSSFFRGIPLEPISLLAVYSEIISKLYFLGFAYCLAYIQSVYLEWNAPDQTNCILSAIQLVLSVILVLTSFFFRRFFGFAPIIVRLTFFLLVLVEIETGFHDPSIPYFDPRNWLTITALLATSSFFYPGLVWQYILEWSIVLLIYIIRVYFANQTVIPLETWREMSTIFPLFLVAFFLNHWWFRTRYIAAYRGMLLEEKRRTFFQDIHDSLGSQLTDLVILTQKLEKTPKEITDIQLQKLKQLSQSALQSLRTQVQEEDQRELFQESLLDGLKLSIKKRYKLAGRNINLEWVGQGEDPIIKIGDPEMAHHILQIFKEITTNDLRYGEGISTWKMERTSDHLQFRFSTESQIPENPEKKSKNQNHQEENISILGIGERGLYQRIKTLGGEIKIIESPYQIDMKLPLGVFDL; from the coding sequence ATGTTTCAAAAGTTATCTAGTTTTTTTCGTGGGATCCCTCTCGAACCGATTTCTCTCCTTGCTGTATATTCAGAAATCATCAGTAAACTTTATTTCTTGGGGTTCGCGTATTGTTTGGCTTACATCCAAAGTGTCTATTTGGAATGGAATGCCCCAGACCAAACCAATTGTATTCTTTCTGCCATCCAACTTGTACTCAGTGTCATCTTAGTTTTAACTTCCTTCTTTTTTAGAAGGTTCTTTGGATTTGCCCCTATCATTGTCCGTCTGACTTTTTTTCTTTTGGTTTTGGTGGAAATCGAAACAGGATTTCATGATCCTTCCATTCCTTATTTTGATCCTAGAAATTGGTTAACCATCACGGCCTTACTTGCAACTTCTTCCTTCTTTTATCCAGGTCTTGTTTGGCAGTACATTTTGGAATGGTCGATTGTTCTTTTGATATACATCATTAGGGTATATTTTGCCAACCAAACAGTGATTCCACTCGAAACATGGAGAGAGATGTCTACCATTTTCCCGTTATTTTTAGTGGCTTTCTTTTTAAACCATTGGTGGTTTCGAACCAGATACATTGCCGCTTATCGTGGGATGTTGTTGGAAGAAAAACGACGAACATTTTTCCAAGACATCCACGATAGTTTGGGTTCACAACTGACAGATTTGGTGATACTCACGCAAAAACTGGAAAAAACTCCCAAAGAAATCACAGACATCCAATTACAAAAATTAAAACAACTATCCCAGTCCGCACTCCAGTCTTTGCGTACCCAAGTCCAAGAAGAAGACCAAAGGGAATTATTCCAAGAATCGTTGTTAGACGGTTTGAAGTTATCCATTAAAAAAAGATATAAACTTGCTGGTCGTAACATCAATTTAGAATGGGTGGGTCAAGGTGAAGATCCTATCATCAAAATAGGAGATCCAGAGATGGCACATCATATCCTTCAGATCTTTAAAGAAATCACAACCAATGACTTGCGGTATGGAGAAGGGATCTCCACTTGGAAGATGGAACGAACGTCGGACCATCTCCAATTCCGATTTTCTACAGAATCACAAATCCCGGAGAATCCAGAAAAAAAATCGAAAAACCAGAACCATCAAGAGGAAAACATCTCTATATTGGGTATCGGCGAACGTGGATTATACCAAAGGATCAAAACCTTGGGCGGAGAAAT
- a CDS encoding PilZ domain-containing protein, with amino-acid sequence MSSERRIYKRISEKVHLTYRVIQSGAVSAQFLPKDKGEGDSQDISEGGLLFRTKEPMPLGTRLELELRFPDVKYVLYPKAKVVRLEEFGEGAFYEVGLEFNQMFDDDQKLLLEHISRLEV; translated from the coding sequence ATGTCCAGCGAACGCCGAATTTACAAACGAATCTCCGAAAAAGTCCATCTCACATACCGAGTGATCCAATCGGGGGCCGTCTCGGCCCAGTTTTTGCCCAAAGATAAGGGAGAAGGTGATTCCCAAGATATTTCTGAGGGAGGACTCCTATTTCGCACCAAAGAACCAATGCCTCTCGGTACTAGATTGGAATTAGAATTAAGATTTCCAGATGTTAAGTACGTTTTGTACCCTAAAGCAAAGGTGGTTCGTTTGGAAGAATTTGGAGAAGGTGCTTTCTACGAAGTAGGTCTTGAATTCAATCAGATGTTTGATGATGATCAAAAATTATTATTAGAACATATTAGTCGATTAGAAGTATAA
- a CDS encoding efflux RND transporter permease subunit codes for MSIASFSIKRPIFISSLVIIMVITGFISLKRIGVDLFPDINIPFVVVSTVYPGAGPEEIETSISKPLEEELSSISGLKRITSRNQEGISMVFAEFNLTTDIKYAEQQVRDKTARVKPLFPESSKEPLVQRFDPSDQPIMRISLFADLPEGELYDLAKEKIKTKLEQVNNVGAVKIIGGSRREIHIELDRNKINSYQVPAIAIGNQIKNSGVNIPAGKVEGGDKETSFRTVAKYESLSQIENTVVSFGGEFGRGVLVKDLGQVKDTLQDRQTVGMLYAPVKTEEHEEPSVIGKLLFKYEPPKKERVQKKALFLDVYKQSGANTVEVADGILGKIDSINEQIKDLKGAPKVILIRDGSKWIRANIEDVTIAIILGILLAVIVVYLFLGNIRSTLITGMALPNSMLGAFIIMYAMGFTMNVMTLLALSLAVGLLVDDAIVVRENIFRKLEEGESVIVAARKGTEEVTLAVIGTSLTVIAVFLPIGFLSGIVGQFFKQFGFTVVFAMIISLFDGLTVAPMLSAYFAGKTDIHKKKNIVLRNFDKFQDFLDRMYGIIMNFALKKPWAVILLTFLTLVTSIFSLAFVKKTFLPANDQGEFMVNVEMPPGTSLQGTTEVVEDIQNAIIQFVPEMDLLATVVGNSDGESNIATIGVALLPSEYRNRTTGDVKDQVREFLKQYPQARPKVNDYSAIGGGVQYPFNLNLKGENLKDLEAYSFKVMEELRKIPDLTDVDTTYRTGKPEFQVVPNRAKMQTVGVVAGVMGAELRYHIEGGEVAKYLENGIEYDVRLRLKEDQRNLRRSFSETRVPNIQNRLIPLSAIAEGKESSSPARIIREDRSRVVPINANLAPGGAIASASDAATKILKEKLQPPPGITYSFVGQSEDFKELLQNIILAFGMALIFIYLVLASLYESFITPITILFAIPPAISGAFFALALTGEMLNLFSMIGLILLMGLVAKNSILLVDHAMLAMKEHGMTRDEAIFDAGSKRLRPILMTSLAMIAGTLPIALGIGEASKSRTAMGIAIIGGLVLSTLITLIVVPAVFGYIDRLREKIEGAFRPDYEIRPEDLEG; via the coding sequence ATGAGTATTGCTTCCTTTTCGATCAAACGTCCCATATTCATTTCCTCGTTAGTCATCATTATGGTGATTACGGGGTTTATCTCTTTGAAACGAATTGGTGTCGATCTTTTCCCTGACATCAACATTCCCTTTGTCGTGGTTTCAACTGTTTATCCGGGTGCAGGCCCGGAAGAAATTGAAACCTCCATTTCCAAACCCTTGGAAGAGGAACTAAGTTCCATCTCCGGTTTGAAACGGATCACATCCAGAAACCAAGAAGGGATCTCGATGGTGTTTGCGGAATTCAATCTCACGACAGACATCAAATATGCAGAACAACAAGTTCGGGATAAAACCGCCCGAGTGAAACCACTCTTTCCTGAATCTTCCAAAGAACCTTTGGTGCAAAGGTTTGATCCATCTGACCAACCCATCATGAGGATTTCCCTTTTTGCGGACTTACCAGAAGGGGAACTTTATGATTTGGCAAAGGAAAAAATCAAAACCAAATTAGAACAGGTCAATAACGTAGGTGCGGTAAAAATCATTGGTGGATCTCGCCGTGAAATTCATATCGAACTTGATCGTAACAAAATCAATTCTTACCAGGTCCCTGCCATTGCTATTGGGAACCAAATCAAAAACTCAGGTGTCAACATCCCTGCCGGAAAGGTGGAAGGTGGCGATAAAGAAACATCTTTTCGAACCGTTGCCAAATACGAATCCTTGTCCCAAATTGAAAACACAGTGGTTTCCTTCGGTGGTGAATTTGGACGAGGAGTTCTTGTTAAGGATTTAGGCCAAGTCAAAGATACTTTACAGGACCGCCAAACAGTCGGTATGTTGTATGCTCCTGTAAAAACAGAAGAACACGAAGAACCATCTGTTATTGGAAAACTTCTTTTTAAATACGAACCTCCCAAAAAAGAAAGAGTACAAAAGAAAGCTCTCTTTCTGGATGTTTACAAACAATCCGGTGCCAATACCGTAGAGGTTGCCGATGGGATTCTTGGAAAAATTGATTCCATCAACGAACAGATCAAAGACTTAAAAGGAGCACCTAAGGTCATTCTCATCCGCGATGGATCCAAATGGATTCGTGCCAATATTGAAGACGTTACCATCGCCATCATTCTCGGGATTTTACTCGCTGTGATTGTTGTGTATCTTTTCCTTGGGAACATCCGTTCGACTCTTATTACGGGTATGGCCTTACCAAACTCAATGTTAGGTGCCTTTATCATTATGTATGCCATGGGTTTTACCATGAACGTAATGACTCTTCTTGCCCTTTCCCTTGCGGTGGGACTCCTTGTGGATGATGCCATTGTGGTCAGGGAAAATATCTTCCGGAAACTAGAAGAAGGGGAATCTGTCATTGTTGCGGCAAGGAAAGGAACAGAAGAGGTAACTCTTGCTGTTATTGGAACTTCCTTAACAGTGATTGCGGTATTCCTTCCGATTGGATTTTTATCAGGGATTGTCGGTCAGTTTTTCAAACAGTTTGGGTTTACCGTTGTTTTTGCGATGATCATCTCTCTATTTGATGGTCTAACTGTGGCACCGATGTTATCTGCTTATTTTGCAGGAAAAACAGACATCCATAAAAAGAAAAACATCGTATTACGTAACTTTGATAAATTCCAAGACTTTCTGGACAGAATGTACGGAATTATCATGAACTTTGCCCTAAAAAAACCATGGGCAGTCATTCTACTTACTTTTCTCACATTAGTTACTAGTATTTTCTCACTTGCATTTGTGAAAAAAACCTTCTTACCAGCAAACGACCAAGGTGAGTTTATGGTGAATGTAGAGATGCCACCAGGAACTTCCTTACAAGGAACTACGGAAGTTGTAGAAGACATTCAAAATGCCATCATCCAATTTGTGCCTGAGATGGATCTTCTCGCAACCGTTGTTGGTAACAGTGATGGAGAATCCAATATTGCTACCATCGGTGTGGCTCTTCTCCCTTCTGAATATAGAAACCGTACGACAGGCGATGTCAAAGACCAGGTTCGTGAATTTTTAAAACAATACCCTCAAGCAAGACCGAAAGTGAACGACTATTCGGCGATTGGTGGTGGGGTTCAATACCCATTTAACTTAAACTTAAAAGGTGAAAATCTAAAAGACCTGGAAGCGTATTCGTTTAAAGTCATGGAAGAATTACGAAAAATTCCTGACCTTACGGACGTGGACACAACTTACCGAACAGGAAAACCAGAATTCCAAGTAGTTCCAAACCGTGCAAAAATGCAAACCGTGGGTGTGGTCGCTGGTGTTATGGGGGCCGAACTTCGTTACCATATTGAAGGTGGGGAAGTGGCTAAGTATTTAGAAAATGGAATCGAGTATGATGTAAGGCTTCGTTTGAAAGAAGACCAACGAAATTTACGAAGATCGTTTTCTGAAACTCGTGTGCCGAACATCCAAAACCGTCTCATTCCACTCAGTGCCATTGCTGAAGGAAAAGAAAGTAGTTCTCCTGCAAGGATCATCAGGGAAGACAGATCCCGAGTGGTTCCAATCAACGCAAACCTAGCACCGGGCGGCGCGATTGCCTCGGCATCTGATGCTGCGACAAAAATTCTGAAAGAGAAACTTCAGCCTCCTCCAGGGATTACCTATTCCTTTGTGGGCCAATCGGAAGATTTTAAGGAACTTTTACAAAACATCATCCTTGCTTTTGGAATGGCTCTTATCTTCATCTATCTAGTGTTAGCTTCTCTATATGAATCCTTTATCACACCGATTACGATTCTATTCGCGATTCCACCGGCCATTTCGGGAGCTTTCTTTGCTCTTGCTTTGACTGGTGAGATGTTAAACCTTTTCAGTATGATTGGACTCATCCTCCTCATGGGACTTGTGGCCAAAAACTCCATCCTTCTTGTCGACCATGCAATGCTTGCCATGAAAGAACATGGAATGACAAGAGATGAAGCCATCTTTGATGCGGGATCAAAAAGGCTCCGTCCCATCTTAATGACATCCCTTGCGATGATTGCAGGAACTTTGCCAATTGCTCTTGGAATTGGAGAGGCTTCTAAATCAAGAACTGCCATGGGGATTGCGATCATTGGGGGGCTTGTCCTTTCCACTCTCATCACTCTCATTGTGGTGCCTGCTGTGTTTGGATACATTGACCGTCTTCGTGAAAAGATAGAGGGAGCTTTCCGTCCTGATTACGAAATTCGACCAGAGGATTTAGAGGGCTAA
- a CDS encoding MotA/TolQ/ExbB proton channel family protein, giving the protein MQDFVDLGEKIIFLVMLFASILAIAVFIERLIVYKRNFNKESESLLDSLTLLIRHRDLKGTEKLLESHPMENSYSRFIHFVLEREKENHKGLMELMEGKILKERLSLEERLPILNTLGNNAPFIGLLGTVLGVIKAFYGLGTLGNSGAEVVMRSISTALLATAAGLAVAIPVVIANNYFTRKMKLVLGHLEILSKEIHASFVTSGKHNQSSSSTPNIHH; this is encoded by the coding sequence ATGCAAGATTTCGTAGACCTTGGGGAAAAGATCATATTCCTCGTTATGTTATTTGCGAGTATTCTCGCGATTGCCGTATTTATCGAAAGGTTGATTGTTTATAAACGTAATTTTAACAAAGAATCAGAGTCTCTTCTGGATTCACTCACTCTTCTCATCCGCCATAGAGATCTAAAAGGCACTGAGAAATTATTAGAGTCCCACCCCATGGAAAATTCCTATTCTCGGTTCATCCATTTCGTTTTAGAACGGGAAAAGGAAAATCATAAAGGTCTTATGGAACTCATGGAAGGAAAAATTCTCAAAGAACGTTTGAGTCTGGAAGAAAGACTTCCTATTTTGAACACTCTTGGAAATAACGCACCCTTCATCGGTCTTTTAGGAACGGTTCTTGGTGTGATCAAAGCTTTTTATGGTCTGGGAACTCTTGGAAATTCGGGAGCCGAAGTGGTGATGCGTAGTATCTCGACTGCCCTACTAGCAACTGCTGCGGGTCTAGCCGTTGCCATTCCTGTGGTGATTGCAAACAACTACTTCACTCGAAAAATGAAACTAGTCCTTGGACATTTGGAAATCCTTTCCAAAGAAATCCATGCCAGTTTTGTCACGAGTGGAAAACACAACCAATCTTCTAGTTCTACACCTAACATCCACCACTAG
- a CDS encoding energy transducer TonB, with the protein MKSFTLSLQYKLRRFGLFRASLFASVGLHVFCYLIYFILTLPSNAAFQETSMEDMDVSFEEIPPELLGGTSSPAPVEKQEWVEGSNKDAEEKPDNSDLNPNQLSGNGTDKDGYLFSFNGDRPPTPIIDFDLKAYFPEAAKAANISQRTVIVMVQVDEHGALQGVKVVSGRAGYGFDEAAIRIIQRARFSPGYDKGKPTRMAHRLPISFDLEED; encoded by the coding sequence ATGAAGTCATTTACATTATCTTTGCAATACAAACTGAGACGATTTGGACTTTTTCGAGCTAGTCTTTTTGCCTCAGTTGGGTTGCATGTATTTTGTTATTTGATTTATTTTATACTCACACTTCCGAGTAATGCAGCCTTCCAAGAAACCTCGATGGAAGATATGGATGTTTCTTTTGAAGAAATTCCGCCGGAACTACTTGGGGGAACTTCGAGCCCTGCTCCTGTAGAAAAACAAGAGTGGGTGGAAGGATCAAACAAAGATGCGGAAGAAAAACCAGATAATTCTGATTTGAATCCTAACCAACTTTCTGGTAATGGAACCGATAAAGACGGATATTTATTTTCCTTCAATGGAGATAGACCACCTACTCCCATCATTGATTTTGATTTGAAAGCTTATTTCCCAGAAGCCGCCAAAGCCGCCAACATCAGTCAAAGGACTGTGATTGTGATGGTGCAAGTGGATGAACACGGCGCCCTCCAAGGTGTGAAGGTTGTTTCAGGAAGAGCAGGTTATGGATTTGATGAAGCAGCCATTCGCATCATCCAAAGAGCGAGGTTTTCTCCCGGATACGACAAAGGAAAACCAACGAGGATGGCACATAGACTCCCGATCAGTTTTGATTTAGAAGAGGATTAA
- a CDS encoding fibronectin type III domain-containing protein has protein sequence MLRKTKHRIAMGTIFIAVSLMIIGFQSKPITGKTESKSSARKPGLIPDPFELYQSIPPYRSEMVASDLPGSFDFTTEFPIPTDQGTYKDNVGYTVGYGLISYLEAKKKGIRNLSSLGPTSANGQKQLYSPNFIYNQLNSGKDQAVSLLDALVLAESRGSVSLQQMNESSSSFRTRPKADIVEIGRKARLRRIYRIEPHDLTTIKLALAEKRPVLIGYLVYENFIDPKSDAVFETGAGEVLGAQSLVILGFNDKKKAFKVWNSWGTTWGDQGYLWISYETFPKYTKSVYVADSETENELLTQNKLNDALESLEYGEHNLFPPKEVFASRGDFSDRIRISWSREKRAIGYEVYRKRKIDSKYQLVGLSKQAFFEDFGIQKNTAYNYRVASLDENFLSKASLDSNDGYAVDPTKPAGILPVTNLHAFVAPTNDRILLEWDPQPISTTYAVYKWNPTARIYRFLGKTEKTTYIDLKASRNGDSEIYQVIPERNQLIGESSYYVSAHLDPSEVLKPRPKNLTASKGLYARATILQWEGSPSAVSYHIFRKTNGAWKQIAKTTDLQFKDDHSYEKESFYAVASEFEGELFSLPSEPDIGFPSLVAGRSLGIKSPELNVSENRKTSEFIFTWNVIPKVTSYKIYMRKKNDSEWSLVKETTDTNFKLQNLTKNQFYFFAIQSVSKGIGESLFSKPVTSVISDTVVDIKKVKTFGESAIQKFIGPWTAMYWDGKNKVKPVRLTIEAEDVEGNIIMKWNENQIFRGKNIVDSDLLEEKGKWKIKLSPNYESLSGEFEDKVLVPEKSQLSFIRE, from the coding sequence ATGTTACGGAAAACCAAACATCGAATTGCAATGGGAACTATTTTTATTGCAGTTTCCCTTATGATCATTGGGTTTCAATCCAAACCCATCACTGGAAAAACAGAATCCAAATCCTCCGCAAGAAAACCAGGCCTTATCCCCGATCCTTTTGAACTTTATCAGAGCATTCCGCCTTATCGATCTGAGATGGTGGCTTCCGATTTACCAGGGAGTTTTGATTTTACTACCGAGTTTCCAATTCCCACAGACCAAGGCACTTACAAAGATAATGTTGGTTATACGGTAGGATACGGACTAATTTCCTATTTAGAAGCCAAAAAAAAAGGAATCCGTAATCTTTCCTCATTAGGGCCTACTTCCGCGAATGGCCAGAAACAATTATACTCCCCTAACTTTATTTATAACCAATTAAATAGTGGAAAAGACCAAGCGGTTTCTCTGTTGGATGCCTTGGTGCTTGCAGAAAGTCGCGGTTCTGTATCATTACAACAAATGAACGAGTCCTCTTCCAGTTTTAGAACTAGGCCCAAAGCGGATATTGTTGAAATAGGACGAAAGGCAAGGCTTCGAAGAATCTATCGAATCGAACCACATGACCTGACTACCATCAAACTTGCCTTAGCTGAAAAAAGACCGGTTTTGATCGGATATTTGGTTTATGAAAATTTTATAGATCCAAAATCCGATGCCGTTTTTGAAACGGGTGCAGGAGAAGTTTTAGGAGCGCAGTCTCTTGTGATTTTGGGTTTTAACGATAAAAAGAAAGCTTTTAAGGTTTGGAATTCCTGGGGAACCACTTGGGGTGACCAAGGTTATTTATGGATATCTTATGAAACCTTTCCCAAATACACAAAATCAGTGTATGTAGCCGATTCGGAAACCGAAAACGAACTCCTAACACAGAATAAACTAAATGATGCATTGGAATCTTTAGAATACGGCGAACACAATCTATTCCCGCCAAAAGAAGTATTTGCGTCTCGGGGTGATTTTTCTGATAGGATTCGGATCAGTTGGTCTAGAGAAAAACGTGCCATCGGCTACGAAGTGTATCGTAAACGTAAAATCGACAGTAAATACCAACTAGTTGGACTATCAAAACAAGCATTCTTTGAAGACTTTGGAATTCAAAAAAATACGGCCTATAATTACCGTGTGGCAAGTTTAGATGAGAATTTTCTTTCAAAGGCGTCCCTTGATTCAAACGATGGTTATGCGGTTGATCCAACAAAACCAGCAGGTATATTGCCAGTAACAAATCTTCATGCATTTGTTGCACCTACTAACGATCGTATTCTTTTAGAATGGGATCCGCAGCCGATCTCCACAACTTACGCTGTTTATAAATGGAATCCAACAGCGAGGATCTATCGATTTTTAGGCAAAACAGAAAAAACTACCTATATTGATTTAAAAGCCAGCCGTAATGGTGATAGCGAAATTTACCAAGTCATTCCCGAAAGAAACCAACTCATTGGCGAATCAAGTTATTATGTTTCTGCCCATTTAGATCCTTCCGAAGTTTTAAAACCGAGACCAAAAAATCTAACAGCTTCGAAGGGACTCTATGCACGGGCTACCATTTTGCAATGGGAAGGTTCCCCAAGCGCTGTCTCCTATCATATCTTTCGGAAAACAAATGGAGCTTGGAAACAAATTGCAAAAACAACCGATCTCCAGTTCAAAGATGATCACTCTTATGAAAAAGAATCTTTTTATGCAGTGGCTTCGGAATTTGAAGGTGAATTGTTTAGTCTCCCTTCGGAACCAGACATTGGGTTTCCCTCTCTCGTAGCAGGAAGGTCGTTAGGAATCAAATCGCCTGAACTGAATGTTTCAGAAAACCGAAAAACAAGTGAATTTATATTCACTTGGAATGTTATTCCCAAAGTAACATCGTATAAAATTTACATGCGTAAAAAAAATGATTCAGAGTGGAGCCTTGTAAAGGAAACTACCGATACAAATTTTAAATTACAAAACTTAACAAAAAACCAATTTTATTTTTTTGCCATCCAATCTGTTTCCAAAGGGATCGGAGAAAGTTTATTTTCCAAACCAGTAACCTCTGTCATTTCAGATACCGTGGTTGATATAAAAAAAGTAAAAACCTTTGGTGAATCCGCCATACAGAAGTTTATCGGTCCTTGGACTGCAATGTATTGGGATGGGAAAAATAAAGTGAAACCCGTTCGTTTGACCATTGAAGCAGAAGATGTGGAAGGAAACATCATCATGAAGTGGAATGAAAATCAAATCTTCCGTGGCAAAAATATCGTAGACTCCGATCTTCTCGAAGAAAAAGGAAAGTGGAAGATCAAACTATCACCTAACTATGAATCCTTATCCGGTGAGTTTGAAGACAAAGTGTTGGTTCCAGAAAAAAGCCAACTCTCTTTTATTCGCGAATAA
- a CDS encoding acyl-CoA thioesterase, with amino-acid sequence MPHTTQIPVLWSHMDANGHVNNGVYQSYFDEARIQALENEGFSIQEMRERKVGPVMLKAELSYHKPLHHPDIVRIETGFQEMSKIKGKVVQNMFRVSDGALVCEAIFSALFFDFEKNRPWKLPDTFLAKFKAD; translated from the coding sequence ATGCCCCACACCACCCAAATCCCCGTCCTCTGGAGCCACATGGACGCCAATGGCCATGTCAACAATGGAGTGTACCAATCCTATTTTGACGAAGCCCGGATCCAAGCCCTAGAAAACGAAGGTTTCTCCATCCAAGAGATGCGGGAAAGAAAGGTAGGTCCGGTTATGTTGAAAGCGGAGTTGTCTTATCACAAACCCCTCCACCATCCTGATATTGTTCGTATTGAAACAGGTTTTCAAGAGATGTCAAAAATCAAAGGGAAGGTCGTTCAAAACATGTTTCGTGTTTCTGATGGAGCTCTTGTTTGCGAAGCAATATTTTCGGCGTTATTTTTTGATTTTGAAAAAAACAGACCTTGGAAACTCCCTGATACATTTTTAGCAAAGTTTAAAGCGGATTAA
- a CDS encoding TetR/AcrR family transcriptional regulator has translation MKGSPRHRILEIAKKRFYQQGYYHTGINQLIRESGTAKASFYDHYPSKRDLGIRVIQAYGADVLIWFRQILRESHSPDEFIAQLSQAVLIQMNEDGSYYQGCPIAIFSCQFPVGEQPFSDEFKSIAFRWETLFAMYIARWQSNGLLEERIEPMEMARDLINLYEGALINWRISLNEVYIKRMLAQMKQVFDFGAKK, from the coding sequence ATGAAAGGCTCCCCGCGGCACCGCATCCTCGAAATTGCCAAAAAACGATTCTACCAACAAGGATATTACCACACCGGCATCAACCAACTCATCCGAGAATCAGGGACAGCAAAAGCCTCCTTCTATGACCACTATCCATCCAAACGCGACTTAGGAATTCGAGTCATCCAAGCTTACGGCGCCGATGTGCTCATTTGGTTCCGCCAAATCCTTAGAGAATCCCATTCCCCTGATGAATTTATCGCTCAACTTTCCCAAGCGGTTCTAATCCAAATGAATGAAGATGGTTCCTACTACCAAGGTTGTCCGATTGCAATATTCTCTTGTCAATTTCCTGTCGGCGAACAGCCATTTAGTGACGAATTCAAATCAATAGCTTTCCGATGGGAGACACTATTTGCAATGTATATAGCAAGATGGCAATCAAATGGTCTGTTGGAAGAAAGAATAGAACCGATGGAAATGGCGCGGGATTTGATTAATCTTTACGAAGGAGCCCTTATCAACTGGAGGATTTCCTTAAATGAAGTATATATAAAACGGATGTTAGCTCAAATGAAACAAGTCTTCGATTTTGGAGCTAAAAAATAG
- a CDS encoding LA_0364 family Cys-rich lipoprotein: MKLVIVFSSLFLFVQCGSPFSFRSACYERNKCSTIEGSCFLRNDAFYKVSTNSPEYSALDLSAIVGSCLGLEKTCRKNCESGTIF; encoded by the coding sequence ATGAAACTAGTTATTGTTTTTAGTTCTTTATTTTTATTTGTCCAATGTGGGTCACCATTTTCATTTCGATCTGCTTGCTATGAACGTAACAAATGTTCAACGATTGAAGGGAGTTGTTTTTTACGTAATGATGCTTTCTATAAAGTTTCGACAAATAGTCCTGAATACAGTGCTCTTGATTTATCGGCGATTGTAGGAAGTTGTTTGGGGTTAGAGAAAACTTGTCGTAAGAACTGCGAAAGTGGAACTATTTTTTAG